A genomic region of Mus musculus strain C57BL/6J chromosome 7, GRCm38.p6 C57BL/6J contains the following coding sequences:
- the Cd19 gene encoding B-lymphocyte antigen CD19 isoform X1: MVSLVAFLYCQRAFILRRKRKRMTDPARRFFKVTPPSGNGTQNQYGNVLSLPTSTSGQAHAQRWAAGLGSVPGSYGNPRIQVQDTGAQSHETGLEEEGEAYEEPDSEEGSEFYENDSNLGQDQVSQDGSGYENPEDEPMGPEEEDSFSNAESYENADEELAQPVGRMMDFLSPHGSAWDPSREASSLGSQSYEDMRGILYAAPQLHSIQSGPSHEEDADSYENMDKSDDLEPAWEGEGHMGTWGTT, translated from the exons ATGGTTTCTCTGGTGGCTTTTCTCTATTGTCAAAGAG CCTTTATcctgagaaggaaaaggaagcgaATGACTGACCCCGCCAGGAG ATTCTTCAAAGTGACGCCTCCCTCGGGAAACGGGACCCAGAACCAGTACGGGAATGTGCTCTCCCTTCCTACATCTACCTCTGGCCAGG CCCATGCTCAGCGTTGGGCTGCTGGCCTAGGGAGTGTCCCTGGGTCCTATGGAAATCCACGCATTCAAGTCCAGGATACTGGAGCTCAGAGCCATGAAACAG GactggaagaagaaggggaggccTATGAAGAGCCAGACAGCGAGGAGGGCTCTGAATTCTATGAGAACGACTCCAACCTTGGGCAGGACCAGGTTTCCCAGG ATGGGAGTGGCTATGAGAACCCCGAGGATGAGCCCATGGGTCCAGAGGAAGAAGACTCCTTCTCCAATG CTGAGTCTTATGAAAATGCAGATGAGGAGCTGGCCCAACCAGTTGGCAGGATGATGG ACTTCCTGAGCCCCCATGGGTCTGCGTGGGACCCCAGCCGGGAAGCATCCTCGCTTG GGTCCCAGTCCTATGAAGATATGAGAGGGATCCTCTATGCAGCTCCTCAGCTCCACTCAATTCAGTCCGGTCCCAGTCATGAAGAAG ATGCAGACTCTTATGAAAACATGGATAAGTCTGACGACCTAGAACCAGCATGGGAAGGAGAGGGCCACATGGGGACTTGGGGAACCACGTGA
- the Nfatc2ip gene encoding NFATC2-interacting protein, which produces MAEPLRGRGPRSRGGRGARRARGARGRCPRARQSPARLIPDTVLVDLVSDSDEEVLEVADPVEVPVARLPAPAKPEQDSDSDSEGAAEGPAGAPRTLVRRRRRRLLDPGEAPVVPVYSGKVQSSLNLIPDNSSLLKLCPSEPEDEADLTNSGSSPSEDDALPSGSPWRKKLRKKCEKEEKKMEEFPDQDISPLPQPSSRNKSRKHTEALQKLREVNKRLQDLRSCLSPKQHQSPALQSTDDEVVLVEGPVLPQSSRLFTLKIRCRADLVRLPVRMSEPLQNVVDHMANHLGVSPNRILLLFGESELSPTATPSTLKLGVADIIDCVVLASSSEATETSQELRLRVQGKEKHQMLEISLSPDSPLKVLMSHYEEAMGLSGHKLSFFFDGTKLSGKELPADLGLESGDLIEVWG; this is translated from the exons ATGGCGGAACCACTGAGGGGACGTGGTCCGAGGTCCCGCGGTGGCCGAGGCGCTCGGAGAGCCCGAGGCGCCCGTGGCCGGTGTCCTCGCGCCCGGCAGTCTCCGGCTAGGCTCATTCCAGACACCGTGCTTGTGGACTTGGTCAGTGACAGCGACGAAGAGGTCTTGGAAGTCGCAGACCCAGTAGAGGTGCCGGTCGCCCGCCTCCCCGCGCCGGCTAAACCTGAGCAGGACAGCGACAGTGACAGTGAAGGGGCGGCCGAGGGGCCTGCGGGAGCCCCGCGTACATTGGTgcgacggcggcggcggcggctgctggATCCCGGAGAGGCGCCGGTGGTCCCAGTGTACTCCGGGAAG GTACAGAGCAGCCTCAACCTCATTCCAGATAATTCATCCCTCTTGAAACTGTGCCCTTCAGAGCCTGAAGATG AGGCAGATCTGACAAATTCTGGCAGTTCTCCCTCTGAGGATGATGCCCTGCCTTCAGGTTCTCCCTGGAGAAAGAAGCTCAGAAAGaagtgtgagaaagaagaaaagaaaatggaagagtttCC gGACCAGGACATCTCTCCTTTGCCCCAACCTTCGTCAAGGAACAAAAGCAGAAAGCATACGGAGGCGCTCCAGAAGCTAAG GGAAGTGAACAAGCGTCTCCAAGATCTCCGCTCCTGCCTGAGCCCCAAGCAGCACCAGAGTCCAGCCCTTCAGAGCACAGATGATGAGGTGGTCCTAGTGGAAGGGCCTGTCTTGCCACAGAGCTCTCGACTCTTTACACTCAAGATCCGGTGCCGGGCTGACCTAGTGAGACTGCCTGTCAGGATG TCGGAGCCCCTTCAGAATGTGGTGGATCACATGGCCAATCATCTTGGGGTGTCTCCAAACAGGATTCTTTTGCTTTTTGGAGAGAGTGAACTGTCTCCTACTGCCACCCCTAGTACCCTAAAGCTTGGAGTGGCTGACATCATTG ATTGTGTGGTGCTAGCAAGCTCTTCAGAGGCCACAGAGACATCCCAGGAGCTCCGGCTCCGGGTGCAGGGGAAGGAGAAACACCAGATGTTGGAGATCTCACTGTCTCCT GATTCTCCTCTTAAGGTTCTCATGTCACACTATGAGGAAGCCATGGGACTCTCTGGACACAAGCTCTCCTTCTTCTTTGATGGGACAAAGCTTTCAGGCAAGGAGCTGCCAGCTGATCTGGGCCTGGAATCCGGAGATCTCATCGAAGTCTGGGGCTGA
- the Cd19 gene encoding B-lymphocyte antigen CD19 isoform 1 precursor (isoform 1 precursor is encoded by transcript variant 1), whose translation MPSPLPVSFLLFLTLVGGRPQKSLLVEVEEGGNVVLPCLPDSSPVSSEKLAWYRGNQSTPFLELSPGSPGLGLHVGSLGILLVIVNVSDHMGGFYLCQKRPPFKDIWQPAWTVNVEDSGEMFRWNASDVRDLDCDLRNRSSGSHRSTSGSQLYVWAKDHPKVWGTKPVCAPRGSSLNQSLINQDLTVAPGSTLWLSCGVPPVPVAKGSISWTHVHPRRPNVSLLSLSLGGEHPVREMWVWGSLLLLPQATALDEGTYYCLRGNLTIERHVKVIARSAVWLWLLRTGGWIVPVVTLVYVIFCMVSLVAFLYCQRAFILRRKRKRMTDPARRFFKVTPPSGNGTQNQYGNVLSLPTSTSGQAHAQRWAAGLGSVPGSYGNPRIQVQDTGAQSHETGLEEEGEAYEEPDSEEGSEFYENDSNLGQDQVSQDGSGYENPEDEPMGPEEEDSFSNAESYENADEELAQPVGRMMDFLSPHGSAWDPSREASSLGSQSYEDMRGILYAAPQLHSIQSGPSHEEDADSYENMDKSDDLEPAWEGEGHMGTWGTT comes from the exons ATGCCatctcctctccctgtctccttcctcctctttcttaccTTAGTAGGAGGCAGGCCCCAGAAGTCCTTACTGGTGGAGGTAGAAG AGGGAGGCAATGttgtgctgccatgcctcccgGACTCCTCACCTGTCTCTTCTGAGAAGCTGGCTTGGTATCGAGGTAACCAGTCAACACCCTTCCTGGAGCTGAGCCCCGGGTCCCCTGGCCTGGGATTGCACGTGGGGTCCCTGGGCATCTTGCTAGTGATTGTCAATGTCTCAGACCATATGGGGGGCTTCTACCTGTGCCAGAAGAGGCCCCCTTTCAAGGACATCTGGCAGCCTGCCTGGACAGTGAACGTGGAGGATAGTG GGGAGATGTTCCGGTGGAATGCTTCAGACGTCAGGGACCTGGACTGTGACCTAAGGAACAGGTCCTCTGGGAGCCACAGGTCCACTTCTGGTTCCCAGCTGTATGTGTGGGCTAAAGACCATCCTAAGGTCTGGGGAACAAAGCCTGTATGTGCCCCTCGGGGGAGCAGTTTGAATCAGAGTCTAATCAACCAAG ATCTCACTGTGGCACCCGGCTCCACACTTTGGCTGTCCTGTGGGGTACCCCCTGTCCCAGTGGCCAAAGGCTCCATCTCCTGGACCCATGTGCATCCTAGGAGACCTAATGTTTCACTACTGAGCCTAAGCCTTGGGGGAGAGCACCCGGTCAGAGAGATGTGGGTTTGGGGGTCTCTTCTGCTTCTGCCCCAAGCCACAGCTTTAGATGAAGGCACCTATTATTGTCTCCGAGGAAACCTGACCATCGAGAGGCACGTGAAGGTCATTGCAAGGTCAG CAGTGTGGCTCTGGCTGTTGAGAACTGGTGGATGGATAGTCCCAGTGGTGACTTTAGTATATGTCATCTTCTGTATGGTTTCTCTGGTGGCTTTTCTCTATTGTCAAAGAG CCTTTATcctgagaaggaaaaggaagcgaATGACTGACCCCGCCAGGAG ATTCTTCAAAGTGACGCCTCCCTCGGGAAACGGGACCCAGAACCAGTACGGGAATGTGCTCTCCCTTCCTACATCTACCTCTGGCCAGG CCCATGCTCAGCGTTGGGCTGCTGGCCTAGGGAGTGTCCCTGGGTCCTATGGAAATCCACGCATTCAAGTCCAGGATACTGGAGCTCAGAGCCATGAAACAG GactggaagaagaaggggaggccTATGAAGAGCCAGACAGCGAGGAGGGCTCTGAATTCTATGAGAACGACTCCAACCTTGGGCAGGACCAGGTTTCCCAGG ATGGGAGTGGCTATGAGAACCCCGAGGATGAGCCCATGGGTCCAGAGGAAGAAGACTCCTTCTCCAATG CTGAGTCTTATGAAAATGCAGATGAGGAGCTGGCCCAACCAGTTGGCAGGATGATGG ACTTCCTGAGCCCCCATGGGTCTGCGTGGGACCCCAGCCGGGAAGCATCCTCGCTTG GGTCCCAGTCCTATGAAGATATGAGAGGGATCCTCTATGCAGCTCCTCAGCTCCACTCAATTCAGTCCGGTCCCAGTCATGAAGAAG ATGCAGACTCTTATGAAAACATGGATAAGTCTGACGACCTAGAACCAGCATGGGAAGGAGAGGGCCACATGGGGACTTGGGGAACCACGTGA
- the Cd19 gene encoding B-lymphocyte antigen CD19 isoform 2 precursor (isoform 2 precursor is encoded by transcript variant 2) has translation MPSPLPVSFLLFLTLVGGRPQKSLLVEVEEGGNVVLPCLPDSSPVSSEKLAWYRGNQSTPFLELSPGSPGLGLHVGSLGILLVIVNVSDHMGGFYLCQKRPPFKDIWQPAWTVNVEDSGEMFRWNASDVRDLDCDLRNRSSGSHRSTSGSQLYVWAKDHPKVWGTKPVCAPRGSSLNQSLINQDLTVAPGSTLWLSCGVPPVPVAKGSISWTHVHPRRPNVSLLSLSLGGEHPVREMWVWGSLLLLPQATALDEGTYYCLRGNLTIERHVKVIARSVWLWLLRTGGWIVPVVTLVYVIFCMVSLVAFLYCQRAFILRRKRKRMTDPARRFFKVTPPSGNGTQNQYGNVLSLPTSTSGQAHAQRWAAGLGSVPGSYGNPRIQVQDTGAQSHETGLEEEGEAYEEPDSEEGSEFYENDSNLGQDQVSQDGSGYENPEDEPMGPEEEDSFSNAESYENADEELAQPVGRMMDFLSPHGSAWDPSREASSLGSQSYEDMRGILYAAPQLHSIQSGPSHEEDADSYENMDKSDDLEPAWEGEGHMGTWGTT, from the exons ATGCCatctcctctccctgtctccttcctcctctttcttaccTTAGTAGGAGGCAGGCCCCAGAAGTCCTTACTGGTGGAGGTAGAAG AGGGAGGCAATGttgtgctgccatgcctcccgGACTCCTCACCTGTCTCTTCTGAGAAGCTGGCTTGGTATCGAGGTAACCAGTCAACACCCTTCCTGGAGCTGAGCCCCGGGTCCCCTGGCCTGGGATTGCACGTGGGGTCCCTGGGCATCTTGCTAGTGATTGTCAATGTCTCAGACCATATGGGGGGCTTCTACCTGTGCCAGAAGAGGCCCCCTTTCAAGGACATCTGGCAGCCTGCCTGGACAGTGAACGTGGAGGATAGTG GGGAGATGTTCCGGTGGAATGCTTCAGACGTCAGGGACCTGGACTGTGACCTAAGGAACAGGTCCTCTGGGAGCCACAGGTCCACTTCTGGTTCCCAGCTGTATGTGTGGGCTAAAGACCATCCTAAGGTCTGGGGAACAAAGCCTGTATGTGCCCCTCGGGGGAGCAGTTTGAATCAGAGTCTAATCAACCAAG ATCTCACTGTGGCACCCGGCTCCACACTTTGGCTGTCCTGTGGGGTACCCCCTGTCCCAGTGGCCAAAGGCTCCATCTCCTGGACCCATGTGCATCCTAGGAGACCTAATGTTTCACTACTGAGCCTAAGCCTTGGGGGAGAGCACCCGGTCAGAGAGATGTGGGTTTGGGGGTCTCTTCTGCTTCTGCCCCAAGCCACAGCTTTAGATGAAGGCACCTATTATTGTCTCCGAGGAAACCTGACCATCGAGAGGCACGTGAAGGTCATTGCAAGGTCAG TGTGGCTCTGGCTGTTGAGAACTGGTGGATGGATAGTCCCAGTGGTGACTTTAGTATATGTCATCTTCTGTATGGTTTCTCTGGTGGCTTTTCTCTATTGTCAAAGAG CCTTTATcctgagaaggaaaaggaagcgaATGACTGACCCCGCCAGGAG ATTCTTCAAAGTGACGCCTCCCTCGGGAAACGGGACCCAGAACCAGTACGGGAATGTGCTCTCCCTTCCTACATCTACCTCTGGCCAGG CCCATGCTCAGCGTTGGGCTGCTGGCCTAGGGAGTGTCCCTGGGTCCTATGGAAATCCACGCATTCAAGTCCAGGATACTGGAGCTCAGAGCCATGAAACAG GactggaagaagaaggggaggccTATGAAGAGCCAGACAGCGAGGAGGGCTCTGAATTCTATGAGAACGACTCCAACCTTGGGCAGGACCAGGTTTCCCAGG ATGGGAGTGGCTATGAGAACCCCGAGGATGAGCCCATGGGTCCAGAGGAAGAAGACTCCTTCTCCAATG CTGAGTCTTATGAAAATGCAGATGAGGAGCTGGCCCAACCAGTTGGCAGGATGATGG ACTTCCTGAGCCCCCATGGGTCTGCGTGGGACCCCAGCCGGGAAGCATCCTCGCTTG GGTCCCAGTCCTATGAAGATATGAGAGGGATCCTCTATGCAGCTCCTCAGCTCCACTCAATTCAGTCCGGTCCCAGTCATGAAGAAG ATGCAGACTCTTATGAAAACATGGATAAGTCTGACGACCTAGAACCAGCATGGGAAGGAGAGGGCCACATGGGGACTTGGGGAACCACGTGA
- the Nfatc2ip gene encoding NFATC2-interacting protein isoform X1, translated as MAEPLRGRGPRSRGGRGARRARGARGRCPRARQSPARLIPDTVLVDLVSDSDEEVLEVADPVEVPVARLPAPAKPEQDSDSDSEGAAEGPAGAPRTLVRRRRRRLLDPGEAPVVPVYSGKVQSSLNLIPDNSSLLKLCPSEPEDEADLTNSGSSPSEDDALPSGSPWRKKLRKKCEKEEKKMEEFPDQDISPLPQPSSRNKSRKHTEALQKLREVNKRLQDLRSCLSPKQHQSPALQSTDDEVVLVEGPVLPQSSRLFTLKIRCRADLVRLPVRMDSPLKVLMSHYEEAMGLSGHKLSFFFDGTKLSGKELPADLGLESGDLIEVWG; from the exons ATGGCGGAACCACTGAGGGGACGTGGTCCGAGGTCCCGCGGTGGCCGAGGCGCTCGGAGAGCCCGAGGCGCCCGTGGCCGGTGTCCTCGCGCCCGGCAGTCTCCGGCTAGGCTCATTCCAGACACCGTGCTTGTGGACTTGGTCAGTGACAGCGACGAAGAGGTCTTGGAAGTCGCAGACCCAGTAGAGGTGCCGGTCGCCCGCCTCCCCGCGCCGGCTAAACCTGAGCAGGACAGCGACAGTGACAGTGAAGGGGCGGCCGAGGGGCCTGCGGGAGCCCCGCGTACATTGGTgcgacggcggcggcggcggctgctggATCCCGGAGAGGCGCCGGTGGTCCCAGTGTACTCCGGGAAG GTACAGAGCAGCCTCAACCTCATTCCAGATAATTCATCCCTCTTGAAACTGTGCCCTTCAGAGCCTGAAGATG AGGCAGATCTGACAAATTCTGGCAGTTCTCCCTCTGAGGATGATGCCCTGCCTTCAGGTTCTCCCTGGAGAAAGAAGCTCAGAAAGaagtgtgagaaagaagaaaagaaaatggaagagtttCC gGACCAGGACATCTCTCCTTTGCCCCAACCTTCGTCAAGGAACAAAAGCAGAAAGCATACGGAGGCGCTCCAGAAGCTAAG GGAAGTGAACAAGCGTCTCCAAGATCTCCGCTCCTGCCTGAGCCCCAAGCAGCACCAGAGTCCAGCCCTTCAGAGCACAGATGATGAGGTGGTCCTAGTGGAAGGGCCTGTCTTGCCACAGAGCTCTCGACTCTTTACACTCAAGATCCGGTGCCGGGCTGACCTAGTGAGACTGCCTGTCAGGATG GATTCTCCTCTTAAGGTTCTCATGTCACACTATGAGGAAGCCATGGGACTCTCTGGACACAAGCTCTCCTTCTTCTTTGATGGGACAAAGCTTTCAGGCAAGGAGCTGCCAGCTGATCTGGGCCTGGAATCCGGAGATCTCATCGAAGTCTGGGGCTGA